A single genomic interval of Plantibacter sp. Leaf314 harbors:
- a CDS encoding metalloregulator ArsR/SmtB family transcription factor, with the protein MQIELPLLEADATACCTPVTGGVLALDEAERIAHIFKALADPNRVRLLSLIAASEGGEACICDLTEPVGLTQPTVSHHMKILVDAGLATREQRGRWAYFRVITDGLERASQAIRP; encoded by the coding sequence ATGCAGATCGAACTGCCCCTCCTGGAAGCCGACGCCACAGCGTGCTGCACCCCTGTGACCGGCGGAGTGCTCGCGCTCGACGAAGCCGAGCGGATCGCCCACATCTTCAAAGCGCTCGCTGACCCGAACCGCGTCCGGCTGCTGTCATTGATCGCGGCGAGCGAGGGCGGTGAGGCGTGCATCTGCGACCTCACCGAACCCGTCGGGCTGACGCAGCCCACGGTGTCGCACCACATGAAGATCCTCGTCGACGCTGGTCTCGCGACCCGCGAACAGCGCGGCCGCTGGGCGTACTTCCGCGTCATCACCGACGGCCTCGAACGCGCCTCCCAGGCGATCCGTCCGTGA
- a CDS encoding NAD(P)-binding domain-containing protein, with the protein MVNELPVIVIGAGPQGLAAAAHLVERDVPVMVLEAGSSAAAAVSEWGHVRLFSGWSELVDAASARLLTPTGWSAPTTGYPTGAQWISSYLAPLADALGERVRFGSRVVGVSRRGRDRLVDAGRAEQPFTVHVESADGEYRLDARAVIDASGTWSTPNPAGADGLPALGERAASETLSYRIPDFRNRAGFEGKHTVVVGSGHSAVTAVIALARIVRRNPDTTVTWVLRRGTVGNTFGGGDADELPARGALGLKAKELVDGGLIRLVTGFRVERVRRDGDQTVLLSEDGRELPGADRVIVLTGFRPDLSFLSELRIELDATLQAPVRIAAEVDPNLHSCGSVAATGAKDLAQPEPDFYIVGAKSYGRAPTFLAMTGYEQVRSVVAALAGDQAAAERVELVLPDTGVCGGAGLFDAAGASLGGSCCAVPEQVLQIGRAPASA; encoded by the coding sequence ATGGTGAACGAGCTGCCCGTGATCGTGATCGGTGCCGGCCCGCAGGGTCTGGCTGCTGCAGCGCACCTGGTGGAGCGCGACGTTCCGGTGATGGTGCTCGAGGCCGGCTCCTCGGCCGCTGCGGCGGTGTCGGAATGGGGTCATGTGCGGTTGTTCTCTGGTTGGTCCGAGCTGGTCGACGCGGCGTCCGCTCGGTTGCTCACGCCGACCGGGTGGAGCGCGCCGACGACGGGGTACCCGACCGGCGCCCAATGGATCAGCTCGTACCTCGCCCCCCTCGCGGATGCCCTCGGCGAGCGGGTGCGGTTCGGTTCACGCGTCGTCGGCGTGTCTCGCCGTGGCCGCGATCGCTTGGTGGATGCCGGCCGCGCAGAGCAGCCGTTCACGGTGCACGTGGAGTCCGCAGACGGCGAGTACCGCCTCGATGCTCGGGCGGTCATCGACGCCTCGGGCACCTGGTCGACGCCGAACCCGGCCGGGGCGGACGGTCTGCCGGCACTCGGGGAACGGGCCGCGTCCGAGACGCTCAGCTACCGGATCCCCGACTTCCGGAACCGCGCCGGGTTCGAGGGCAAGCACACCGTCGTCGTGGGGTCCGGGCACTCGGCAGTCACCGCGGTCATCGCCCTCGCTCGGATCGTGCGCCGCAACCCAGACACCACGGTCACCTGGGTGCTGCGTCGGGGAACGGTCGGGAACACCTTCGGTGGCGGCGACGCTGACGAGCTGCCCGCCCGCGGCGCGCTCGGGTTGAAGGCGAAGGAACTCGTCGATGGTGGCCTCATCCGCCTCGTCACGGGCTTCCGCGTCGAGCGCGTGAGGCGTGACGGCGACCAGACCGTGTTGCTGTCGGAGGACGGCCGCGAGCTGCCCGGCGCTGATCGGGTGATCGTGCTGACCGGATTCCGGCCTGATCTGTCGTTCCTGTCGGAGTTGCGGATCGAGCTGGATGCGACGCTGCAGGCTCCGGTGCGCATCGCGGCCGAGGTCGACCCGAACCTCCACTCCTGCGGCTCGGTCGCAGCGACCGGTGCGAAGGATCTCGCGCAGCCGGAACCGGACTTCTACATCGTCGGCGCGAAGTCCTACGGGCGGGCCCCGACGTTCCTCGCGATGACCGGATACGAGCAGGTGCGCTCCGTCGTCGCCGCTCTGGCGGGCGACCAGGCTGCGGCCGAGCGGGTGGAACTGGTCCTCCCGGACACGGGCGTGTGCGGTGGGGCTGGTCTGTTCGATGCTGCTGGTGCGTCGCTGGGTGGTTCGTGCTGCGCGGTGCCGGAGCAGGTGCTGCAGATCGGTCGCGCACCAGCAAGTGCCTGA
- a CDS encoding low molecular weight phosphatase family protein translates to MTTPKPVVLFICQHNAGRSQLGAALLEHLAGDRFTATSAGLAPSDAVNPAVAATVAELGLDITDRVPRAVTAADLDQADVVVLMKPGLAPPATPRGEVLAWSFPNPEAWDVQAVRPLREAVAEQIRTELLTR, encoded by the coding sequence ATGACCACACCCAAGCCCGTCGTCCTGTTCATCTGCCAGCACAACGCCGGCCGCTCCCAACTCGGCGCAGCCCTGCTCGAACACCTCGCCGGAGACCGCTTCACCGCCACCTCAGCAGGCCTCGCCCCATCGGATGCCGTGAACCCTGCGGTCGCAGCGACCGTCGCTGAGCTCGGCCTCGACATCACCGACCGGGTACCACGGGCCGTCACTGCCGCCGACCTGGATCAGGCCGACGTCGTGGTGCTCATGAAACCCGGCCTGGCCCCGCCGGCCACCCCTCGCGGCGAGGTTTTGGCCTGGTCGTTCCCGAACCCCGAGGCCTGGGACGTCCAAGCCGTGCGCCCGCTGCGGGAAGCCGTGGCCGAGCAGATCCGCACTGAGCTGCTCACCCGGTAG
- a CDS encoding helix-turn-helix domain-containing protein: MNIERTEAVEARAAKHAALSDPTRLQMIDLLTLGDLSPTEIRVALGTPANLLTHHLNVLESVGMITRATSEGDKRRSYVRLDPDGFEGMGPGAAASASRVVFVCSANSARSQLAAALWARKSTIPVASGGTHPAEQIAPGAIAAAARHQLALPSSAPSALATVLGVDDFVITVCDNAHEEIGVTGDLHWSIPDPVRVGTDAAFDAAYIDLERRIADLAPRLLAS, translated from the coding sequence ATGAACATCGAACGAACTGAAGCCGTCGAAGCACGGGCGGCAAAGCACGCCGCGCTCAGCGATCCCACGCGCTTGCAGATGATCGACCTGCTTACCCTGGGCGACCTGTCCCCGACGGAGATCCGGGTCGCGCTCGGCACCCCGGCCAACCTGCTCACCCATCACCTGAACGTGCTCGAATCCGTCGGCATGATCACCCGGGCGACGTCCGAAGGTGACAAGCGCCGCAGCTACGTCCGTCTTGACCCCGACGGGTTCGAGGGCATGGGGCCGGGAGCTGCGGCCTCAGCGAGTCGGGTCGTGTTCGTGTGCTCGGCGAACTCCGCACGCTCCCAGCTCGCCGCCGCCCTCTGGGCGCGGAAGAGCACCATCCCCGTCGCCTCCGGTGGCACACACCCCGCCGAACAGATCGCGCCCGGCGCGATCGCCGCAGCCGCACGCCACCAGCTCGCCCTCCCGTCGAGCGCGCCGAGCGCACTCGCCACCGTGCTGGGTGTGGACGATTTCGTCATCACGGTGTGTGACAACGCGCACGAGGAGATCGGCGTCACGGGCGATCTGCATTGGTCGATCCCCGACCCGGTGCGCGTCGGCACGGATGCCGCGTTCGACGCCGCCTACATCGATTTGGAGCGCCGCATCGCGGACCTCGCTCCCCGCCTGCTCGCCTCCTGA
- a CDS encoding MIP/aquaporin family protein, whose translation MNPPNPAPTPVRPHLLRRTLAEFIGTGLLVAIVVGSGIMAQRLSPDDVGLQLLQNSLTTALGLAVLILVLGPVSGAHFNPVVSFVDWWVNRGTPHGLPLRNLLPYLVAQIVGGTAGTVLAGAMFDTEPALSTTDRASAGTVLGEVVATAGLILVIFALARSGKSAVTAAAAGAYIGAAYWFTSSTSFANPAVTIARMFTDTFAGIAPASVGPFLLAELLGATIGLGLVLVLYPTPARSTPAAVAPHPAAQL comes from the coding sequence ATGAACCCACCGAACCCCGCACCCACCCCGGTCCGACCGCATCTGCTGCGTCGGACGCTTGCCGAGTTCATCGGCACCGGACTCCTGGTGGCGATCGTCGTCGGCTCCGGAATCATGGCGCAGCGACTCTCCCCGGATGACGTCGGGCTGCAGTTACTGCAGAACAGTCTGACGACCGCGCTCGGGCTCGCCGTGCTCATCCTCGTCCTCGGCCCGGTCTCCGGCGCTCACTTCAACCCCGTCGTTTCATTCGTCGACTGGTGGGTGAACCGCGGCACGCCGCATGGGCTGCCGCTGCGGAACCTGCTGCCGTATCTGGTCGCGCAGATCGTCGGCGGGACCGCGGGCACGGTGCTGGCTGGGGCGATGTTCGACACCGAACCAGCGCTCTCCACGACGGACCGGGCGAGCGCCGGGACGGTGCTCGGTGAGGTCGTCGCGACCGCGGGCCTCATCCTGGTGATCTTCGCCCTGGCCCGCTCCGGGAAGAGCGCGGTGACCGCGGCCGCGGCAGGAGCCTACATCGGGGCGGCGTACTGGTTCACCAGCTCGACGTCGTTCGCGAACCCGGCCGTGACGATCGCTCGCATGTTCACCGACACCTTCGCCGGGATCGCCCCGGCCTCGGTCGGCCCGTTCCTCCTCGCGGAGCTCCTCGGCGCGACCATCGGACTCGGCCTGGTGCTCGTGCTCTACCCGACTCCCGCGCGCAGCACCCCTGCGGCCGTGGCTCCCCATCCCGCAGCTCAGCTCTGA
- a CDS encoding FAD-dependent oxidoreductase, whose product MHLAVIGGSDAGISTALRARELDPSMDVTVIVADAYPNFSICGIPYYFSREVQPWQSLAHRTHADLEATGMTLRLSTLATGIDVADQRLTVRDEQGTASTIAYDELMVGTGASPSTAGITGLDQLGPDDGVHLLHSMGDTFALERYLDTHQPETAIIVGAGYVGLEMAEALTVRGLQVTQLQRGPEVLSTLDAELGSLVHDELTRHGVNVITDTRVEHLSKTNSGLTVTGLQDGQPFERSAELVLVVVGVRPNTSLLTEAGATTGPGGAVMVDEQMRTGLPHVWAAGDGIVTHHRLLGVTYLPLGTTAHKQGRVAGENAIGGNARFAGSLGTQVVKVFDLVAARTGLRDHEAVSVGYAAHSSTAIADDHKAYYPGATPISIRITGATDSGLLLGAQLVGTRGAEIAKRVDTYATALHHGMTVDAMSDLDLSYTPPLGSPWDAVQVATQAWSREARTR is encoded by the coding sequence ATGCATCTCGCAGTAATCGGCGGTAGTGACGCCGGCATCTCCACCGCTCTCCGCGCGCGGGAACTCGACCCCTCCATGGACGTGACGGTAATCGTCGCGGACGCCTACCCGAACTTCTCCATCTGCGGCATCCCCTACTACTTCTCCCGTGAGGTCCAGCCCTGGCAGTCCCTCGCACACCGCACCCACGCCGACCTCGAGGCCACCGGCATGACCCTGCGCCTGAGCACCCTCGCGACCGGAATCGACGTCGCCGACCAGCGCCTCACCGTCCGCGACGAGCAAGGGACGGCATCGACGATCGCCTACGACGAACTCATGGTCGGCACCGGAGCCTCACCCTCCACCGCCGGCATCACGGGCCTCGACCAGCTCGGCCCTGACGACGGTGTGCACCTGCTGCACTCGATGGGCGACACCTTCGCCCTCGAGCGCTACCTCGACACCCACCAGCCGGAGACCGCGATCATCGTCGGCGCCGGGTACGTCGGTCTGGAAATGGCCGAAGCCCTCACCGTCCGCGGCCTCCAGGTCACCCAACTGCAGCGCGGCCCCGAAGTCCTCTCCACCCTCGACGCCGAGCTCGGCTCCCTCGTCCACGACGAACTCACCCGCCACGGCGTGAACGTCATCACCGACACCCGCGTGGAGCACCTCAGCAAGACGAATAGTGGTCTCACCGTGACCGGCCTGCAGGACGGCCAGCCGTTCGAGCGCAGCGCCGAGCTCGTGCTCGTCGTCGTCGGCGTCCGGCCGAACACGAGCCTGCTCACGGAGGCCGGCGCGACGACCGGACCCGGCGGCGCGGTCATGGTCGACGAGCAGATGCGCACCGGCCTGCCGCACGTCTGGGCGGCCGGCGACGGTATCGTCACCCACCACCGCCTGCTGGGCGTCACGTATCTGCCGCTCGGCACGACAGCGCACAAGCAGGGCCGGGTCGCGGGCGAGAACGCGATCGGCGGCAACGCCCGCTTCGCCGGGTCGCTCGGCACACAGGTGGTGAAGGTCTTCGACCTGGTCGCCGCTCGCACCGGTCTCCGCGACCACGAAGCCGTCTCGGTCGGGTACGCAGCGCACAGCTCCACGGCGATCGCGGACGACCACAAGGCCTATTACCCGGGCGCAACACCGATCAGCATCCGGATCACCGGAGCGACCGACAGCGGGCTACTACTCGGTGCGCAGCTCGTCGGCACCCGCGGGGCGGAAATCGCGAAACGCGTCGACACCTACGCCACCGCCCTGCACCACGGCATGACGGTCGACGCGATGAGCGACCTCGACCTGTCCTACACGCCACCACTCGGCTCCCCGTGGGACGCGGTCCAGGTCGCGACGCAGGCGTGGAGCCGCGAGGCACGGACCAGATAG
- a CDS encoding GNAT family N-acetyltransferase, whose amino-acid sequence MTGEPGPRWVAGDETPSRPWQLYAIYLAASHYGSGAAQALLDATIGAGPAMLWVAKENPRATSFYLRNGFAFDGVEQVDPSAPSITDARMVR is encoded by the coding sequence GTGACCGGCGAGCCGGGGCCCCGATGGGTCGCCGGCGACGAGACCCCGTCCCGGCCGTGGCAGCTCTACGCGATCTACCTGGCGGCGTCGCACTATGGAAGCGGCGCGGCCCAGGCATTGCTCGATGCGACGATCGGCGCCGGGCCGGCGATGCTCTGGGTGGCGAAGGAGAACCCCCGCGCGACGTCGTTCTACCTGCGTAACGGCTTCGCCTTCGACGGTGTCGAGCAGGTGGATCCCTCCGCGCCGTCCATCACCGACGCCCGCATGGTCCGGTAG
- a CDS encoding GntR family transcriptional regulator — translation MLYVQIADDLRRKIVSGELSPGDDVPSEGELAELWRSSRGPIRNALAALRNEGLIETRRGRPARVAERKAQQAADVSIPFTRWAESMGTTPGARTQEVSLRRADEEKAAALGIAVGDPIVEVVRLRLLDGRPTMLERLTFIEEVGRALFDVDLDTVSITEYLNGRGYGYQDVDHEIDAVAADELDSRLLDVEPGTPILRLHRVTRGPDGRIFEASDDRYRSDIIRFTVSASGRAREGGHFIRAIGAIGAEPA, via the coding sequence ATGCTGTACGTCCAGATAGCCGATGACCTCCGCCGCAAGATCGTGAGCGGCGAGCTGTCGCCGGGTGACGACGTGCCGAGCGAGGGCGAGCTGGCCGAGCTGTGGCGGAGCTCGCGCGGGCCGATCCGGAACGCCCTGGCGGCGCTGCGGAACGAAGGTCTCATCGAGACCCGGCGCGGCAGGCCTGCCCGGGTCGCCGAGCGGAAGGCGCAGCAGGCCGCCGACGTGTCCATTCCTTTCACCCGCTGGGCGGAGTCGATGGGTACCACCCCGGGCGCCCGCACCCAGGAGGTGTCGTTGCGTCGCGCCGACGAGGAGAAGGCAGCCGCGCTCGGTATCGCGGTCGGCGACCCGATCGTCGAGGTCGTCCGGCTGCGCCTCCTCGACGGGCGCCCCACGATGCTCGAGCGACTCACCTTCATCGAGGAGGTCGGCCGGGCGCTGTTCGACGTCGACCTCGACACGGTCTCGATCACCGAGTATCTGAACGGGCGGGGCTACGGCTACCAGGACGTCGACCACGAGATCGACGCCGTCGCCGCCGACGAGCTCGACAGCCGGCTGCTCGACGTCGAGCCGGGCACCCCGATCCTCCGCCTCCACCGAGTCACGAGGGGCCCGGACGGCCGCATCTTCGAGGCCTCCGACGACCGATACCGCAGCGACATCATCCGGTTCACGGTCTCCGCCTCGGGACGGGCTCGTGAGGGCGGACACTTCATCCGGGCGATCGGCGCGATCGGCGCTGAACCCGCCTAG
- a CDS encoding zinc-binding dehydrogenase, translating to MTLTHEATTVRIELDPAPTAMVWVQAGRRHERIAVPSVSLAPGEALVAIELATICGSDVHTVLGHREAPTPLVLGHEQVGHVVAVGDGAVTSAGAPLRAGQRVVWALTIGCGACPTCVRGLPQKCQTVRKYGHERLETGWELSGGFASHVHLKCGTAIVPVPDDDLPAEVLAPVSCGTATAVAALEAASAIVALDGEVVIVHGAGLIGLTACAMASDAGARVIVVDPAKRRRKLSTRFGAAATVDPTEPGSLQAALDLVGTRPLVAIEASGSPLGVAASIDVLGIGGVAVLVGSVSPSDPVALDPESVVRRLVTIRGVHNYAPTHLEQAVRYLAERHEAHPFAELVGATVALGDLDDGLEAAMGGRAVRIGVAPGLAPLAPGHATREAGSPRR from the coding sequence GTGACGCTCACGCACGAGGCGACGACGGTGCGGATCGAGCTCGACCCGGCACCGACCGCGATGGTGTGGGTGCAGGCCGGGCGGCGTCACGAGCGCATCGCGGTGCCGTCGGTCTCGCTGGCACCGGGCGAAGCCCTCGTCGCGATCGAGCTGGCGACCATCTGCGGCTCCGACGTGCACACCGTGCTGGGGCACCGCGAGGCCCCCACGCCGCTGGTGCTCGGCCACGAACAGGTCGGCCACGTCGTGGCCGTCGGCGACGGTGCCGTCACCTCCGCCGGAGCACCGTTGCGGGCGGGGCAGCGCGTGGTGTGGGCGCTCACCATCGGATGCGGTGCCTGCCCCACCTGCGTTCGCGGGCTGCCGCAGAAGTGCCAGACCGTGCGCAAGTACGGCCATGAGCGGCTCGAGACCGGGTGGGAGCTCAGCGGGGGATTCGCGTCGCACGTGCACTTGAAATGCGGCACCGCGATCGTGCCGGTACCCGACGACGATCTCCCCGCCGAGGTGCTCGCACCCGTCTCGTGCGGCACCGCCACGGCGGTCGCCGCCCTCGAGGCCGCCTCGGCGATCGTCGCGCTGGACGGCGAGGTCGTGATCGTGCACGGTGCCGGGCTGATCGGTCTCACCGCCTGCGCGATGGCGAGCGACGCGGGAGCCAGGGTCATCGTGGTGGACCCCGCCAAGCGGCGTCGCAAGCTGTCGACCCGGTTCGGTGCCGCGGCCACGGTCGACCCGACGGAACCGGGATCACTCCAGGCCGCGCTGGATCTCGTCGGAACTCGGCCGCTCGTGGCGATCGAGGCGTCCGGATCCCCGCTCGGTGTCGCCGCGTCGATCGACGTGCTGGGAATCGGCGGCGTCGCCGTGCTGGTCGGCAGCGTGTCGCCGAGCGACCCCGTCGCCCTCGACCCGGAGAGCGTGGTGCGGAGGCTCGTCACCATCCGTGGTGTGCACAACTACGCACCGACGCATCTCGAGCAGGCAGTCCGCTACCTCGCCGAACGCCACGAAGCACACCCGTTCGCCGAACTGGTGGGGGCGACGGTGGCGCTCGGTGACCTCGACGACGGCCTCGAGGCCGCCATGGGTGGACGGGCCGTCCGCATCGGCGTGGCCCCAGGCTTGGCTCCGCTCGCGCCCGGCCATGCGACCCGCGAGGCCGGGTCGCCCCGGCGCTAG
- a CDS encoding phosphonatase-like hydrolase, with protein MTITTTTTTIPDSPTGVPVELVVLDMAGTTVVDDGIVERAFERAARRTGLDTRRPLEESLQYVRDTMGQSKIEVFRHLTGGDEDAAQAGNEAFEAAYAELIDEVGVDPIPGASDVIAGLRASGLKVALTTGFSPATRDAVLARLGWEVDAALSPADAGRGRPAPDLVLAALIATGATSVASVIVVGDTTSDMRSGRNAGAGLVVGVTTGAHTRDQLTEAGADVVLDSVRELTALPRLATR; from the coding sequence ATGACCATCACGACCACGACCACCACGATCCCCGACAGCCCCACGGGCGTCCCCGTCGAACTCGTCGTGCTCGACATGGCCGGCACCACCGTCGTCGACGACGGCATCGTCGAGCGCGCCTTCGAGCGAGCCGCACGCCGCACCGGCCTCGACACCCGGCGCCCGCTCGAGGAGTCGCTGCAGTACGTCCGCGACACGATGGGGCAGTCGAAGATCGAGGTCTTCCGCCACCTCACCGGCGGGGACGAGGACGCCGCGCAGGCCGGCAACGAGGCCTTCGAAGCCGCCTACGCCGAGCTCATCGACGAAGTCGGGGTCGACCCGATCCCCGGCGCATCCGACGTGATCGCCGGCCTCCGCGCGTCGGGGCTCAAGGTCGCACTGACGACCGGGTTCTCGCCCGCCACCCGTGACGCCGTGCTCGCCCGCCTGGGCTGGGAGGTCGACGCCGCCCTCTCGCCCGCCGACGCCGGCCGAGGCCGCCCGGCGCCCGACCTCGTGCTCGCCGCACTCATCGCCACCGGAGCGACCTCGGTGGCCTCGGTGATCGTCGTCGGTGACACCACCAGCGACATGCGCTCGGGCCGGAACGCGGGTGCGGGGCTCGTCGTGGGCGTGACCACCGGTGCGCACACCCGGGACCAGCTGACCGAGGCCGGGGCCGACGTGGTACTGGACAGCGTCCGGGAGCTGACCGCCCTGCCGCGACTGGCCACGCGGTGA